The genomic region TGGAATAGAAACATTACTTTATGGATATATAATGcaaaattgtgataaaaaatattacGATTTTGTCTAAGCTTCACTTAAGAAAAACATATATCATGatcataacaaataaaatataccaAAACGAATAAAACATATTCCAAGTCTAAATTACCTTTCATGTTATAAACGGTGATTTTTAATTGCCATTTACCAATTTGAAGCCTATATCGGCCTAACAAGCGGACTTGGGCGAGAAATTCTACTGAATGATAGTTTTACTGAGGAAATATCTCGCTATACAGTTTCTTTGGTTGAATATTAAATAGTGGTAGAATCTGGTAATATATAAAATTTTTTTAGATAAAACCGCCGAGCCATATGTGATGTGTGGTAATATTTTGGTCTATTATGTTTCCATGCAATAGCACAATATATGAattcccacccaccccccccccctcactccccACAATAAAACAGCAAGATTTACACTGGAACTCTATGCCAATACTGTACATAGTTGCGGTACTACACGGCTTCCACGTGTGTGTTGATTGGTAAATCGTAATGTACTTGATCAAAAAGACACAAGTATCCAATCAAACATTGTTTGGTGTTAAAACAGACGTTTGCGAATTGGCATTTTGAACCTCCTGCTTCTGTACGTTAAACATGATGATGACTTAAGGTTCAAAATTACTTTAAGTATTATAAGTTATAGACCATTGAGACACACTGCTAGCAGTCCAGATTACCTTTCTATGCTAactttattttatctttttttttggcgagaaataaccctttaaacatctggGTAAAATGACAATTTAGTCAATTCCCGAGATAGAACATAAACCATATAAAACATATTTGGCATCATATGGCATGTATACAGTGGATTGCAAATTTGTCAACGACGGTGCACTGTTGTTTATATGTAgttaaaaaaagatatgttttgGTTAAgcattataatttatataacgatggatttaaaaaaaaaaataggcctGAACCGagaagctgacgtcatcatcaagttagccttaaaggagcattccagaccTAAAGCATATTTTAATAGCTGAATATCTAGAGAACTGGACAAGCTATAGAAACTTTAACAACGAcccatttttattttatcttggGCTAGGATATATCAATATTGAATGTACGCCTAAAGTCATCATTTAAGTGGTTTAAAAaagatataaattatataagaaACAAATTATCGACACATGATATACGGCAGTGGCAGGCTGAGCATCCACGCACTATCCTATAGTGGGTAAGGTGAGTTGCCATAAAACATGTCATCACAAACTATAGCAGTGAAGGAAATAACGACCACGGGATTTGACTTACCTACAACCTTGGTGTTTGTCGCATTTCCGGGCAATTCATACTTCAGAATGGTTTTGTTATGTAGAATGGTAAGTAACTCGTAATGGTCAATAATCCCGTTCCTATTTTCTGGAGGTGGAGGCTAAACACAGAAATTAACAGAAGAAAATGATTAAACAATATTTTAGGTGGAATGAGGAATTAAGTTGAGATTTATTTTATAGGGGAATCTCGACTAGGATGGGAAAAGAGGTGAAGGACGGATCCATGATTTTACAAAGTATGGGGTGTGGATCTGAGATCGGTAAAGCCGACTCCCATGTAGAGGGGTATTTGAGGCTCTCCTTAAGAAAAAAATAGACCTGAAATAGGGCATTCTGGGGCATATTTATAGGCTATGATAAGTTGAGTTTATAGTTAGGTTTACACtaatatgttatgtttatgtgtgtgtttatgtaatATGTTTATGTCATGTGCTATGTAAATtatagtggagtgttagctcagtggttaacaccggtgcctttcaatcataaggacccgagtttgagtcactccaagattaatgtatgtcgtccagttacagagttgttgacaattgacaattcataatcatggacgttaaatatgaatctaagagactgtcTTTgatcagcttgcggctttgataagccaatgaggcgtcttcgcgagttcctgcttgcaggaggatctaaaatacatacatacatacactcaaGGATGTACAATAACTACTTTTAATTCTTGTGGGATTtaaaagaacccccccccccacacacacacacaaccctGGAGCCGCGTCTGGAGACTAAGCGGTCCGGAACTgggacgtgggggggggggggagggggagaaacGAAAATGGGGACGCGAAAAAAGGACGCTGCTGGGAAAGAAATGAGAGTAGGATGAGGGATGGGAAGGTGGGTCAGTGAAGGAGGTCGGATGAGGGTCGTGAACCTGAATGGGGAAGGGACTGTGATAATATTTAAAATGCAAACAACTTACATGCCAGCTGAGAGTGATATTGCGCAGTTCTGACTCAGATTGACTTTGATTCACTGATACTCTATAGATAATCGGGCTCTTCGATGGAGCTTCAATAAAACATATAAACGAAATATGTTATGCTATAGCCTACCTGGAGAGGCACATTGACAAAATggttttaaatgtttctttaaaaCCTTTCGTCGAATGTTCGGCGTGAAAATTGAAatgcattaaaatatgaatacattATACAGTCATTGTGGTATTAGTATCTTTCAAGCAATGGCCGGATCCAATTGACATGTGaatggggggaaaaaaagaggaaatcGAAGCATTTTGATTGTTTAACTaagacatcacacctgtttgctttaaGTCTACTCATGGTAAACAAACCGTAATAATTGCAACTATCAATGTCTCCGAATGGCAATGCCCACGAATTTCATGCAAATTTAACCAGATCGCTTACAATATGTTCGTCTTTCGTTAGTCAAGTATGAATGTTCCTCATCGTTTATACGTCAGTATTCATACTTGAAAAGTGTTTACAGAAAATGAGTGAACGCAAAGGTCAGTATAGGCTTCCGTTGGAAGAGCGCCAGATCACATGTGCATATACCAGTCAGTGGTCACGAATACCATACCCGTATAATACAGCACGCTTATAGATTCTATATATTTCGTACATGTTCTTACCAGCCATTGGCGTATATGAACACATCGGTTTAGAGAAGTTGCTCCATGGCAATGAATCCACCTGCATATATGGTGTTAGGATTCCATTCTGTATTTGCATGGTTAGACAGACTAGTGAATATGGCAACCTTTCAACCGTGAAGGAAAAAAAGACTTCCTTCTTTCGTCTGGTGAAGTCCTCCAATAACTAAAAGGGGCAAAAAGTAGCTAAAACTTACCACCCTTGCATATAATTGAGTGTTATAAATGATTGGTAATCTCGTTATTCGTAACCGTTCTCTTCGAACAAATGCATAATGTTGTGTTAAATTTGGTTCATTTAaagatttatttattataaaaattaattctattttttaaggaaagaaagaaaaaagaaacaaacaaccaaacaaaacaaacaaacaacaaacaaacaaacaaagaaaaaagaaacaaacaaacaaacaaacaaagaaaaaacaaacaaacaaacagacaaacaaacaaacaaacaaacagaaaaacaaacaaataaagaaacaaacaaacaaacaaacaaaaaacaaacaaacaaagaaaaaacaaacaaacaaacaaacaaagaaaaaacaaacaaacagaaaaacaaacaaataaagaaacaaacaaacaaacaaacaaaaaacaaacaaacaaagaaaaaaacaaacaaacaaacaaacaaagaaaaaacaaacaaacagaaaaacaaacaaataaacaaacaaacaaacaaacaaaaaacaaccaacaaacaaagaaaaaagaaacaaagaaacaaacaaacaaagaaaaaaagaaacaaacaataaagaaaaaagaaacaaacaaacaaaaacaaacaaacaaacaaacaaacaaccaaaaGGAAATTGATAATCATACCTTTCCTTCACTGCCGTTTTGTGTATAGTTTCCTTTGTAATTTAGCCATGATTCAGTGCTCCAGGTACGCGGGATAGTAAAACTGGCGTTTAGAGTATCGATGCTGGTCGTAAATAATCTCTTTATGGTCGGTGGATCTGGTTGAACTGACAAAACCAAATGCAAatcagagaaaaaatattttcatttgcataaatCTTGTTACtcaattatttaaatataactAATTTTACTTCAAAAGATGGTATAAGAACGTTTTAAAAATTAACATGTGAAGGGATTAACGGTATTGTTATATTCGGAAGGAGGAACCGGATGGGGATGGAACTCCTATTAAGGCATTTAAATAAGCAAATGATTTTAGTTTGTCGAAACTCAACTATAGTAGTCTAAACAGCATAGGCCAGGGCCGACACAATGGGTAGTCGGTGTTGATGTAGCACCCCTCCCAtactcacccccacccccttcctacccccccccctccatgcaCTAAATTTTCGTCGTCAGGTTCATGAGGTGTATTTGTAAAATTCTCCCAGTTTTCTGGAACAGGTGCTGTCTAATCGAGACGTTGATCCGCGCTCCTGGCTGTCGCGTAAGGCTCAGTCGGGCGGTTATAACTTATTTAACTGCCGAAATATAGCATACGGCTATACATATTAATCAAAGAACTGTGTTTAGACCCATATTATTCTCAGTTACGAACATACATTATTCTTTACGAACATACACTATTCTTGACGAACATACCAATCGGTTCGTGTCTGTCTGTCCTGTTACTGTTGCCGAATTCATTCTTTACTGTAGTAGTCAGCAGTAATCTAGGCTCCTCTAATAAAAATGTCACATTCTTTTGCTGCACGTTATTATCTTCACATCCACTTATCCAGACATATCTGTTGCTGTtaaattgaaaaggaaaaattattttattatttatttgcatAATTCGCCACATATATGAAGAAATCGACCCATCTGAAATTTAGTTACACCAAAGGggcaaaaatatttgaattttacaTTTAACCAAGTATCATGTTCGGCAACAAGATATTTTTTACCCCATGCAGAATTAATTCCTCTATAAATTGTACAGTAGCTAAACGTTCGTAGAAGCTCAATGTTGACAGTGTACACTTTGAATTCCAAAGCATGTCAAACTTTAGGTACCGTCAAAACGTTAACATCATTTTTTGGCAACTTTGctgcaaaatattgaaaatcatgACCTTCTGGTGCGAGCCAGATTGAGTTAACGAGACGAATTAAGCGATCAAGTTATCATTTTGCAAAGGAATTGTTGAAATGTTGACTTTCCGATAGCTTGACTCTGCGTTTCGTTTCAAattattgcaatattttaagtgatatatttataattttgatGCAGattgtaaaatattatttttgtctttttgcaACACAATGCTAAAATTCTTCACTTCTTAGATCTGTCATTTCGTTGCTAGCTGGTAATAGCTTGACTGAGCAATTAATAACGTTGTTGAAATTTGCTACTTTAATTACTAagaaattttaacattttaacggCACCATAAACTGTTCCATGCCAAAGAGTGATGATTTTACTCTTTTATAAGTATATACAGaatcatcaatttaaaataCAGTCGGTAGTAAACTCTCATCAGGCAACCAACAATGCGGGGGTGGGGGAACCCCGTGCGGGGGGGGGCCGCTGTGAATATAGAAAGTATAACAGGAACACCACACAGAATGTCAAATTCAGAAACCAGTCGCGGCACCAGAATTTTTACAATTAATGTGAAATTCACTCGAATCAAAGCGTGACTGTATGCTATTTAACCCTATTTCTAGTCAGTAATTTTTATACCCTTGAACCGGTCATAAATTTATATGACTTCATTTCTGGAGTAGACTAAAATCTCgctacaaaaccaaaccaatgAAGAAGAGTGTATCTCATATCATAGCCTATACAATAACCTACGTCTCCAAATGAATGACTCgtcatattttatatatgtacaatacaataaaaaaacCCATACATGGTTATGAGGTACGATGTCAATGAACTAGAAATAATATGTTTTCTATTAATGATTTCAATCAAAAGATGTTATTTGGTTTATTCTGAACGTACATTTATTACACCTTGGTTTATTGTCGAAGTTGGAGAATAATTAATAAACAATTAAGATTATTTAAGGTTGTCTAACTGTTTTAAATTGCCCTCGCGGGAAGGTTATATTATAGCGGTACTATAGTTAAACAATGATTATACGGTTCATAAAGCATAATACGGTATATAGTGTAACGATCTTCGTACTTTTGATATCATCACTGTGCGGGCAGACGATATCCTGTGTATGTATGTGCCGCAGCGCACGCGGTATTTGGATATAAAAGAGGAGGCACTCGCGCTGCAGCCTAACTAAAAAACTTTAGTGCGCCAATGGGTAATTTTGGTGGCAAGATGTCACCACAGTAATAACTGCCAGAAATATCTTTACTAATCGGCCAACTGGCGACATCAACCCATTAGGAAAGCAGACTTGGCCGTGAATACTTTGGGAAAATCTGGTCACCAACATTGCCGATGACGGATATTAAGGTACAGTATGAAGGTTTTGTTGACTTACGTATTAGCTATCTCCCAGCACAGTTTGATCTCGCCCTGGCTCCCGGAGTAAAAGGTGCAAGTTACCATGGGGGACTTGCTACCGAAGCAAACAGAAGGTGAGGGACTTGCAGGTTTTCCTATAGTATAAGAATAGAACAGACTTCATTAATTAAAGCATTGCCATAGGTAGAACTTTCGTCTTGATCTTTCATAGTCCAAGAAAATATAGAGGAAAGATAAAATGGTTGCAAGTAATGGTTTCTTAGATATTCTAGATTtttaagatattcaaatttaaaataaactatACATTTCTGGAgtactcctttaaggctaaactgGTGATGACGTCATCCTCCACATCACATgcctaaatattaatttaagtcCATTGTTTACTACTTCCATTGATCCAACCAGAACATGTTCTGATAACCTCTTGAACAAAAAGAGCAGCTTTGTATATATGACTTGCAACACCATTTGAGCTTTACAATGTTGTAATGTGTTATTTGAGGCCTTAAAAGACATTTGCGTTACATCTGAGGAAACTGAGCTATTTTCAGTTTGCCCGTGAAACTAAGTTGTTCAGCCACTTTTAATTTGGTGAATCTGAAATGCTGTAAATGGTTAATTCTCCATAAAAGGAAACAGTGGATTTTACGGTCTATTACAAATCAAAATCAATTTCGTTCCTAAAGTCATATTTTTAAGGAATGGAATGACAACTTGATGTTTACTTACTACCGACTATCACTTTTGTCCTCTGAAGGTAATCCGTACTTCCGGCTGTTCGGCAAGAGTAATTTCCACTGTCGGTAAAAGTTGCGTTGTCCACGCTGTATGTATTAATACCTGATCCATTGAGCAGCATCGATCCATCTTTAAACCAATATAGTTCCTGTAACGTCTCGTTCAAATTATGCACAGTTTGGCAATTCAGAGAGAAGTTGGTTCCATATGCGACCGGTTTAACTGAAGCggaatattgaaatatttacacatgTAAATGTAAGTTGTAGGGACTGagaaaaatgcatatatatgtgtatcaaATGTGCATTAATTGGCAATTAGCTATAGAAACAGTCACCAAAAAGATTTTGATGGGGACATGAAATAATACTATGGCGTTGTACGCATGCTCATATACGTACTATACGTCATAATTTACATAACTCATGATTCGGACTTGATGGGTCTGCTCGACTTATTTTGGACCCGAACGATTAAAGGGACTAAGCTAGCCCTTGGACTATACTTGACCCAAGCTGAAACATTCAACTATTCTACAAATATCTTCCTTGTGTCAAGGCCGATTCAAGAGAACCAAAATATAAAGATATCAGTAATTGACCAAAATTTATGCCGTTCCTTGGAAGAAAGCAACCACCATTCTCGTTCCCTTTCCCATAATTATGTATTGATGTACGATACCGGTACTATAAGGGTATTGTAAGAGTGCCTAGAGAGAAAATGTTGACAAATATTACCCCCCAACCATGCCCCACTGCACCCGACAAAAGaaaccccttcccccaccctccacacCCAATATCACTTCGCTATATCTAACATTCTTACCAAGTAAGCTGCGGGCTGAGGTTATTTGCattaaagaaatgaagaatGTCAGTATCATCTGAAGCAGAGCCATCCGTTGAGACTGTAATGGAAGAGGCATGATAtctcttgtttgttttgtttagaacttaaaGCACGCCACTTTCTGGTGTTTTCATGTCGATGCTTCAGTTCTTTCAATTTAAATGATCTGATCAAAGAATCTGCAAAGCAAAAAGaggaattaaaagaaaacttgggcaaaaataatactttacaatatatatatatatatatatatatatatatatatatatatatatatatatatatatatatatatatatatatagatatatagatatatatatatatatatatatatatatataacaaaattgATTGTTTGAAGAAAGTAAAGTATCTTACTtacaatttatttatatatatatatatatatgaatgaaaattcgtaatgagttggaaaatcaagaacagtgaaaaaactttcagcctccaccgggattcgaaccacgggccttccgctctgcacgcggacaccctaaccactaggctatgaacgctgattgtatgtccagaggttcgaaaccggtaaggaaggtcgtaattccactgtcggcgtttgtcacctgtatcgaacaatactagttctgtttttggtgacatatatatatatatatatatatatatatatatattagtctCTTACTTATAATTGTTTCTGTTGACGTATAAAAATACCAAGTTAGATATAATCTTTATAACTTCAACATTGATATTTCAATATAAAGGAACTTGTTATAACCACATTGTAAAACGATTCCCTTAGTTGTTTTTCTtgatttatgtttattttgataTACTTTGCACGTTGACATGAAAACTTCATTCGTATTAATACCGTGAAATCGTACCATTGCATATGTATTCCTTCACGTGAACCAGAAGGGTACACGAATCTTATAGACTCtaaaatatttgtcaaaactCAATCCAACATAGGTACTACATTTATATATACCAAAAACACATGTGTTCCGAGGCTGCATAATTTTCATTTAAGATAAAACAAGGATTATCAACTATATTAATGTTACGATGAAACCTTTTTATGATCGCCTTACTTAAAAGGATTTGCTgtgacaaacaatgtgaaactgaTAGTGAAGAGAAAAATATCTGAATTGCCATCATCCATTTTGCTGTTGCCCTGCAAAtgcatttaaaacaaatatcacAACATTTGACAAATTCGTCTCTTtgcgatacaaaatgctataaTGAGGGTTCGGTTTTAAACTAAAGATTTAGGAAAACTTCACGGCTAATCTATTAACTTCATCCACCAAAATATCATGTTATGTCAGTGATATATCGCTTTAATAAGATAATTAACACCTGCCAAAATTGTTTATTGAGTTGCCTGCATGCCTATTTACAACTTGTAAAGACAACGACTAATGCAAAAAGGATGTACGCGCATTTAGCGATGTTGTGCCTAAGGAGTGGGAATTATTCGATATGTGTATATTATACTGCACCATTTTTAACGGCCATTATGTTACTCTAGTCTATAGGGTTTTATTCCAATTGATTCGTTATATTAATAtagtaaaacaaaaaagttaTAATGCTTAACTTAAGACATCAGATATCATATTTTggaattgtagtgagttggaaaatccagaacggTGATAAAACTTCCaacctccaccgggattcgaacccaggcctcccgctttatattcCAACACCctacacacgcatacacacacactcatatatatatatatatatatatatattatgcttatatatatatatatatatattataatgaaaatccacgtttactccaaagaaaatattataagagaaaaccagagaaataagatatgactcataattggcAAATAAGTAGTAGGTCTAATATATCTTCTGGaacattactccttatttgtcaatcatgagtcatatcttatttctctgtgtttctctctttatatatatatatatatatatatatatatatatatatatatatatatatatatatatatatatatatgtatatatatatatataaatatgtatatatatatatatatatatatgttgatactagacgagactagtggaacactagtagttgtacaactactagtgttccactagtctcatctagtatcaacatatattccgctctgtccaatggacatagagcactctgcgccaagatagacgccaacctactatatatatatatatatatatatatatatatatatatatatatatatatatatatatatatatatatatatatatatatatatatatatatatatatatatatatatatatatatattttaagtccAATTTTAAGTCCAAAAGCTCGTGGAATCCACCCAAGGCCCATTGTGCGcctcttgaatcatttatttcggCCATTGAAGAGGATGTTAAAACACACACCTCCGCTCCAGACTTCcgcgacaatctcaacaaaactgagagacaggccattcatgaactccggaagcgcgatgacattgtcatcaagccagccgacaagggttctgcaattgtcgctatgggcaaacaattctacagagaggaagccaacagactactcggcaaccctcaacactacaaactcctagattctgatcctactcaagaaatcacacaaaacgtgaaaagagtcatccaaaagatagtctctaacggttccaAAACCAAggccaaaacctcctggaaaacgacccaaagcctggtcgcttttattttctgcctaaaattcacaaagaatgcaatcccgggaggcccataatatcgggtaatggtacagcgactgaaaaaatttccaaattcgtggatctcctcatccaacctctcgtttcggccctaccgtcctatgtgcaggacactacggatttcatccggaaaattggggaaataaaaaatcttcccttatcttctctgttagttaccttggatgtgtcttcgttatacacaaatatccctaacgaagagggcatttcggcctgcacaaaagcattcaaaccgaaacgtggcaaaacccccacgaagaaagaattggccgaattaatgcaacttatcttgaccaacaataatctggtatttggcaacaaacactacctccaaattcatggcaccgcaatgggtaccaaaatggcaccgtcttttgccaacatctttatgggaaacctcgagaaagaatttttatctcgacaaaacttgaaaccacatacgtggttacgttacattgacgatatctttatgatatggacccatggtgaggcaaatctaaaactcttcattgatgacataaactcgtttcatcacactatcaaattcactgctgatttttctggacatggcgttcactttctggacaccaccgtgaccctacaaaatggctcactcaaaacagacttgttcaataaacccacgaacaagcacaactacctcttaccaagcagttgccatccacgtcactgtaccaaaaatattccgtacagtcaagcgttgcgcattcgacgcatttgctcctctgaagtcgattttgattcacgcactaaagaactgtcacaacacctcctaaacaggcagtattttcggggtactattgaaaatgccatcaaaaaggctaaaagcaaccccgtaccgaaacattgacgtacaaaactcgtcaaaccagttccaaaagggtaccattggttactgagttccaccctggtctcccaccactggcagaagaattttcacctacttcaaggcaccgaacgcctgaaattagtattcccagaattacctgtcatcgcttttaaaagacccagcaaccttcgggatatcttagttcgggcatcctttcgggatgacaccccattaggggaaagcaaaacagaaactacaggatcatcgccctgtacacaaa from Apostichopus japonicus isolate 1M-3 chromosome 2, ASM3797524v1, whole genome shotgun sequence harbors:
- the LOC139978572 gene encoding uncharacterized protein is translated as MPLPLQSQRMALLQMILTFFISLMQITSARSLLVKPVAYGTNFSLNCQTVHNLNETLQELYWFKDGSMLLNGSGINTYSVDNATFTDSGNYSCRTAGSTDYLQRTKVIVGRKPASPSPSVCFGSKSPMVTCTFYSGSQGEIKLCWEIANTNRYVWISGCEDNNVQQKNVTFLLEEPRLLLTTTVKNEFGNSNRTDRHEPIVQPDPPTIKRLFTTSIDTLNASFTIPRTWSTESWLNYKGNYTQNGSEGKLLEDFTRRKKEVFFSFTVERLPYSLVCLTMQIQNGILTPYMQVDSLPWSNFSKPMCSYTPMAAPSKSPIIYRVSVNQSQSESELRNITLSWHPPPPENRNGIIDHYELLTILHNKTILKYELPGNATNTKVVGVKSSKSYVFRLYAWTIAGRSPPFVYVLNPSVPLQKDVGLLVWLSILLSSIFLLAVFGRITCVIKNKLSASHLPEPYFIPEAKMNHYMSKKRPPPCQKEIFDDLKMPSSTDVIGTEVDCYRGSVESSSPNESKSTTSEEFSRYASSKDEAGPDENTLTTSYESNEGASVYILSSTDAEASSSNDDPNTGCDVFHKECPRDESAIAVCGSPVNVNTEDYIPRDDTVEYFRILCGAKKNEKQTVSIDNEYASTAGIPEGNRQTSDACKASTYFAGADIECEGLHASALNEKCLPCTNMVTNMEYLFVCDKPNNQEAQHYANYVPFEGRVHDTMSKLNALSQTKTG